One window from the genome of Salvia miltiorrhiza cultivar Shanhuang (shh) chromosome 7, IMPLAD_Smil_shh, whole genome shotgun sequence encodes:
- the LOC130991676 gene encoding GTP-binding protein OBGC, chloroplastic — MAFSAVFSGSVLHFKPLSASRPETNSTGQRLPTKITKARKQKSRNFRPPPPPPKPPLSSAVEGGEATTFTRLPPRDDFGFDDLASQSVSEVIKLADIKAPAIKTKKINPKNGESKGFGSRIGVSEEKLSLDDEFDDEDEGIVKKVGYDYGRFELYEVGSDNDDDDDDDFDGEEGFMVSGDEEEDEEEEEEGLREKEKGVPAVMRCFDRAKIFVKAGDGGNGVVAFRREKFVPLGGPSGGDGGRGGNVYMKVEGTMNSLLPFRKSVHFRAGRGSHGQGQQKSGAKGEDLVVKVPPGTVVRESGGDVLFELLHPGQRALLLPGGRGGRGNASFKTGTNKVPKIAENGEEGLEMWLELELKLVADVGIVGAPNAGKSTFLSVISAAQPAIANYPFTTLLPNLGVVSFDYDATMVVADLPGLLEGAHRGFGLGHEFLRHTERCSVLVHIVDGSSEQPEYEFDAVRLELEMFSPELAEKPYLVVYNKMDLPETSEKWPSFREALRSRGFEPFCMSAVTRNGTQEVTNAAYELVQKNAADKDDGEGLLDLNYVADKMQKQRAAPIGEFEILHDSSTSSWHVEGAGLQRFVQMTNWRYNDSDRRFQHVLEACGVNKSLKKRGVKEGDTVVVGGMELVWYDSADSGHTSRRRAAESAE, encoded by the exons atggcaTTTTCCGCTGTGTTTTCCGGAAGTGTTCTACATTTCAAACCATTATCCGCATCTAGGCCCGAAACCAATTCAACTGGACAACGTCTCCCTACAAAAATCACGAAAGCCCGGAAGCAAAAATCGCGGAATTtcaggccgccgccgccgccgccaaagCCGCCCCTATCCTCCGCCGTGGAAGGCGGAGAGGCTACCACCTTCACCCGCCTACCTCCCAGAGACGACTTCGGCTTCGATGATTTAGCTTCACAGTCGGTAAGTGAAGTAATCAAGCTTGCTGACATTAAAGCTCCAGCTATTaaaaccaagaaaattaatCCAAAAAATGGAGAGAGTAAAGGGTTTGGTTCAAGAATTGGTGTGAGTGAGGAAAAATTGAGTCTTGATGATGAATTTGATGATGAGGATGAGGGAATTGTCAAGAAAGTGGGGTATGATTATGGAAGATTCGAACTTTATGAAGTGGGCTCGGACaatgatgacgatgatgatgatgattttgatggaGAGGAAGGGTTTATGGTGTCTGGTGATGAAGAGGAAgatgaagaggaagaggaagagggacttagagagaaagagaaaggggTGCCGGCAGTGATGAGATGCTTCGATAGGGCAAAGATATTTGTGAAGGCAGGGGATGGTGGGAATGGCGTGGTGGCGTTTAGGAGGGAGAAGTTCGTGCCGTTAGGGGGCCCGTCTGGCGGGGATGGTGGGAGGGGAGGGAATGTGTACATGAAGGTGGAGGGGACTATGAACTCACTGCTGCCGTTTAGGAAGAGTGTGCATTTTCGGGCAGGGAGGGGCAGCCACGGGCAGGGCCAGCAGAAGAGTGGTGCGAAGGGTGAGGATTTGGTGGTGAAAGTGCCCCCGGGGACTGTTGTGAGGGAGAGTGGTGGGGATGTGCTCTTTGAGCTGCTGCATCCAGGGCAGAGGGCGTTGCTTCTGCCTGGAGGGAGAGGTGGGAGGGGCAATGCCTCGTTTAAGACGGGGACGAATAAGGTGCCCAAGATTGCAGAGAATGGGGAAGAAGGGCTTGAAAT GTGGCTCGAGTTGGAGCTGAAATTGGTTGCAGATGTTGGGATTGTCGGAGCTCCAAATGCTGGGAAAAGCACGTTTCTCAGTGTCATCAGTGCTGCTCAACCAGCCATTGCAAATTATCCCTTCACAACTTTGCTTCCGAATCTTGGTGTTGTTTCATTCGACTATGATGCTACAATGGTAGTTGCTGATCTGCCTGGACTACTAGAGGGGGCTCATCGAGGTTTTGGGTTAGGGCATGAATTCCTACGGCACACTGAGAGATGTTCAGTTCTG GTACATATAGTCGACGGCTCGTCAGAGCAGCCTGAATACGAGTTTGATGCGGTCCGCCTTGAGCTGGAGATGTTCAGCCCCGAGCTTGCTGAGAAGCCTTACTTAGTAGTGTACAACAAAATGGACCTACCGGAGACATCTGAAAAATGGCCATCATTCAGAGAAGCTCTACGATCACGAGGATTCGAGCCCTTTTGCATGAGCGCAGTTACCAGAAACGGGACACAGGAAGTCACGAACGCTGCTTATGAGCTTGTGCAGAAAAATGCAGCAGATAAAGATG ATGGTGAGGGGCTGCTCGATTTGAATTACGTGGCTGATAAGATGCAGAAGCAGCGGGCAGCTCCTATAGGCGAGTTTGAGATTTTACACGATAGCAGTACCAGCTCGTGGCACGTGGAAGGAGCGGGCTTGCAGCGCTTCGTCCAAATGACCAATTGGAG ATATAACGACTCTGATCGAAGATTTCAACATGTTCTGGAGGCATGTGGTGTCAATAAATCCCTCAAGAAACGAGGCGTGAAGGAGGGTGATACAGTCGTCGTTGGAGGG ATGGAGCTCGTGTGGTACGACAGTGCAGACTCCGGCCACACGAGTAGGCGGAGGGCAGCAGAATCGGCTGAATGA